In a single window of the Methylophaga frappieri genome:
- a CDS encoding uroporphyrinogen-III C-methyltransferase gives MDNNTSSTEPTENPEIDKSAKNTRWQQTLRNPLWWLVFVLTVPGLVAIWLIWQQQQLLITQNDQLSPLVPLPNQVAAATSAHKKLQQQVNEQQQMLDKQAATIRDLEQRERLSDREIRLRWTLSEIDYLLQLANQRSMLAKDVAGARQALTLADDKLQTLDDYRLQPLREQIAEEKLALDAVSKADIAGMSADIQSVIQGIDRLQVVKGPKPGWDPVAETAANSQVASSWRQAASEIWQQLRSLVVIRQQDDAPAAVLMPEQRYFLYQNLRLQLETARFALLSGKQNVFESSLQSSIDWLAQYFTGDQRDAVLASLQTMKSKSIAVQIPDISGSLRWLEEFQP, from the coding sequence ATGGACAACAACACCTCGTCCACTGAGCCAACTGAAAACCCAGAAATCGACAAATCAGCGAAAAATACGCGTTGGCAGCAAACGCTGCGCAACCCGTTATGGTGGCTGGTTTTCGTGCTTACTGTGCCGGGATTGGTGGCAATTTGGCTGATTTGGCAACAACAGCAATTGCTGATCACGCAAAATGACCAACTGTCGCCGTTAGTGCCGCTGCCAAATCAGGTTGCGGCGGCGACCAGCGCCCACAAAAAACTGCAGCAGCAGGTGAATGAACAACAGCAAATGCTGGATAAACAGGCGGCGACAATCCGTGATTTGGAACAGCGAGAGCGATTAAGCGATCGGGAAATTCGTCTGCGCTGGACACTTAGCGAAATTGATTATCTTCTGCAGCTTGCCAATCAGCGCAGCATGCTGGCCAAGGATGTTGCTGGTGCCAGACAGGCATTAACACTGGCTGATGACAAGTTACAAACGTTGGATGACTATCGGTTGCAGCCTTTGCGAGAGCAGATTGCCGAAGAAAAACTGGCGTTGGATGCCGTTAGTAAGGCGGACATTGCCGGGATGTCGGCGGATATCCAAAGTGTCATCCAGGGTATTGATCGATTGCAGGTTGTGAAAGGGCCGAAACCTGGTTGGGATCCGGTGGCAGAAACAGCGGCAAATAGTCAGGTGGCTTCAAGTTGGCGTCAAGCTGCTAGTGAGATTTGGCAACAGCTTCGGTCACTCGTTGTGATTCGGCAGCAAGATGATGCGCCTGCTGCCGTATTGATGCCGGAGCAGCGCTATTTTTTGTATCAGAATCTGCGTCTACAACTGGAAACAGCTCGTTTTGCCCTGTTATCGGGGAAGCAAAATGTATTTGAAAGTAGTTTGCAGTCCAGTATAGATTGGTTAGCGCAGTATTTTACCGGTGATCAACGCGATGCCGTTTTAGCTTCGCTGCAAACCATGAAATCAAAATCGATTGCGGTGCAGATTCCGGATATCAGTGGTTCGCTGCGTTGGTTGGAGGAATTTCAGCCATGA
- a CDS encoding uroporphyrinogen-III synthase, with protein MTAEMPLSGLRILVTRPISQAVELARSVRDAGGEPVLLPLIDIEPIAANKWPEIDWRKIDWLIFVSRNAVNLFFTGLQKKLPARIKYAAVGNGTAQALATQGVDTVLCPEQPGGSEGLLSVSALQDVAGQKIVIIRGQGGRPLLADTLHARGATVRYIEVYKRQLPRILEQDIADAGQCDMLLATSVQSVDHLVQLFTNKALFNKPLIVLSERIKHVALAKGFSQVLVTHNASDTAIMQKLIETGAKHGQQHLVH; from the coding sequence ATGACCGCTGAAATGCCGTTATCAGGGCTCCGTATTCTGGTAACGCGACCCATTTCACAAGCAGTGGAATTGGCGAGGTCAGTGCGTGATGCCGGTGGCGAGCCAGTCTTATTACCACTGATTGATATTGAGCCGATTGCCGCGAATAAATGGCCGGAGATTGATTGGCGAAAAATAGACTGGCTGATTTTTGTCAGTCGCAATGCCGTGAATCTCTTTTTTACTGGTCTGCAGAAAAAACTGCCTGCCCGGATCAAGTACGCCGCCGTGGGTAATGGCACGGCACAGGCATTGGCAACACAAGGCGTTGACACCGTATTATGCCCTGAACAGCCTGGTGGAAGTGAAGGCTTACTTTCTGTTTCAGCACTGCAGGATGTGGCAGGACAAAAAATAGTTATTATTCGAGGTCAGGGAGGGCGGCCATTACTGGCCGATACGCTTCACGCGCGAGGTGCCACAGTACGGTATATTGAAGTTTACAAACGTCAATTGCCGCGTATTCTGGAGCAAGACATTGCCGATGCGGGTCAATGTGACATGTTGCTGGCAACCAGTGTGCAAAGTGTCGACCATCTGGTGCAATTATTTACCAATAAGGCGTTATTCAACAAACCGCTAATTGTGCTTAGCGAGCGCATTAAGCATGTGGCACTGGCCAAGGGATTTAGCCAGGTGTTGGTTACCCATAATGCCAGTGACACCGCTATCATGCAGAAACTGATTGAGACAGGAGCCAAGCATGGACAACAACACCTCGTCCACTGA